The following proteins are co-located in the Streptomyces bottropensis ATCC 25435 genome:
- a CDS encoding S1 family peptidase: protein MGELRADWRLRLRRGGAHGPICGAGVLVDQRTALTCAHVVRDPDAVLWLEFAENTDLEPVSARVAPGGWLPDAPGGGEDVAVLRLDSPRPRARPARLEPALWGGADVSATGYAEGFDDGMSLWGRIGGVSGERVQLDAVTKAEVVRKGFSGAAVCTRPGEGRPVRVVGLIVSWRGDMGELLPENNRLAFSYLIPVERIAQLSPVIKELSGPHAWDHDFEERLARWFDDPDEEPVKITVVPTGSGKERSLGHLAHRASLVHRGGVSGRPDLADHALGHIAFPPGQYLAYWDWLLGTRSRPARTAAPVPGGPVTVLVDGLDEEPEPGPLIELLVRLRSFGFRLLLVFRHEGGTGWTAARDRLLAPALLTHADTLLTRLEGAEFSRAVRHGVVDSASLGSMTETADRRRAERRLIDETTGQDPQWRLARLRELIRTLRADLRRSGDAT from the coding sequence ATGGGGGAATTGCGTGCGGACTGGAGGCTCAGGCTGCGGCGCGGGGGAGCGCACGGACCCATCTGCGGCGCCGGCGTGCTCGTCGATCAGCGGACGGCGCTGACCTGCGCACACGTGGTGCGCGATCCGGACGCCGTGCTGTGGCTGGAGTTCGCCGAGAACACTGACCTCGAACCGGTGTCCGCGCGCGTCGCGCCAGGTGGCTGGCTGCCCGACGCCCCCGGGGGCGGTGAGGACGTCGCCGTGCTCCGGCTGGACAGCCCGCGGCCCCGGGCGCGACCCGCCCGGCTGGAGCCCGCGCTGTGGGGCGGGGCGGACGTGTCCGCCACCGGCTATGCGGAGGGCTTCGACGACGGCATGTCCCTGTGGGGCCGGATCGGCGGGGTCAGCGGTGAGCGGGTGCAACTGGACGCCGTCACCAAGGCCGAGGTGGTGCGCAAGGGTTTCAGCGGCGCCGCCGTGTGCACCCGGCCCGGCGAGGGGCGCCCCGTGCGCGTGGTCGGACTGATCGTCAGCTGGCGGGGTGACATGGGGGAGTTGCTGCCCGAGAACAACCGGCTCGCCTTCTCGTACCTGATCCCCGTCGAGCGCATCGCGCAACTCTCGCCCGTGATCAAGGAGTTGAGCGGCCCGCACGCCTGGGACCACGACTTCGAGGAGCGGCTGGCCCGCTGGTTCGACGACCCCGACGAGGAGCCGGTGAAGATCACCGTGGTGCCCACGGGCAGCGGCAAGGAACGTTCCCTGGGGCATCTGGCGCACCGGGCCTCCCTCGTCCACCGCGGCGGTGTGTCCGGCAGACCGGACCTCGCCGATCACGCTCTGGGCCACATCGCGTTCCCGCCCGGCCAGTACCTGGCGTACTGGGACTGGCTGCTCGGCACCCGGTCCCGGCCCGCGCGGACGGCCGCCCCGGTGCCCGGCGGCCCGGTCACCGTCCTCGTCGACGGCCTCGACGAGGAGCCGGAACCGGGGCCGCTGATCGAACTCCTCGTCCGATTACGGTCGTTCGGCTTCCGGCTGCTGCTGGTCTTCCGGCACGAGGGCGGCACCGGCTGGACCGCCGCCCGCGACCGGCTCCTCGCCCCCGCGCTCCTCACCCACGCCGACACGCTCCTCACGCGGCTGGAGGGGGCGGAGTTCAGCCGCGCGGTCCGGCACGGTGTCGTCGACAGCGCCTCCCTCGGCTCGATGACCGAGACGGCCGACCGGCGCCGGGCCGAGCGCCGCCTGATCGACGAGACCACGGGCCAGGACCCGCAGTGGCGGCTCGCCCGGCTGCGCGAACTGATCAGAACCCTGCGTGCGGACCTGCGGCGCTCCGGGGACGCGACATGA
- a CDS encoding tetratricopeptide repeat protein, whose protein sequence is MTPCPHRRFTGAPCGGTVLPTGYCAVCGRAQDGPRLPALPEDPREFGPAELLALPERAPRPAQERLIHPEAPLRVRMGCSSPECGITFAPPYTVGRVPVEGYCPACGVPYSYRPELAEGDVLRDQYRIMGPIAHGGQGWVYLAEDTHLGDVVAVKGMLNRYEQDGARLADVERRNLVAIRHPRIVQIRDFVARRDDTGQVTGGHIVMDDVGDGTLEKVVKETRRGESVLDIEHVAAYGCQILEAFVHLHAGGERVFVYGDMKPSNVVHHGDGVKVIDLGGMREQGQSQPPAHVTPDYMAPETASAPMPTTAHDLHTVGVTLRELAGWAVDEVPGLGTASFWGVVDRATRADPGLRFADAREMTGQLRGALREIRALRGKSDPPEPSDYFWPSPQLLGARLGTVPGIEHWLERPRRDRYDPPLAPALDLGAPTPTEIARRLPVPRRYPGDPQTTRFEVSSGYDPGRLLDQEDGKPPSVEIRLHNVRVLLGRNSRNDLERAQEELDTADSLPGPSAVRRWRLEWHRALVALRRADLDGDPRQIAAAKRHFTKVRLELPGEYAPKLALAYCGERLGDDTAGPTAKELYEAVFARNPAHGGAALGLARLALRAGDRRAALDVLGRVRPGTLDHTVTRIASLRIRAARLPRDTAPLPEPSEVDAALAELRDLVRREPGAGVPGLSEDEALRLSTELHEWQLDALYSRADRPGPRGGGRLDPTALRRLSAQERRLRERIESHYRQLAARYAGSAATHEHLVDLLQAVRPQTVV, encoded by the coding sequence GTGACGCCCTGTCCGCACCGCCGCTTCACCGGCGCCCCCTGCGGCGGGACCGTGCTGCCCACCGGGTACTGCGCCGTGTGCGGGCGGGCGCAGGACGGCCCACGGCTGCCCGCCCTGCCCGAGGACCCGCGCGAGTTCGGCCCCGCCGAGCTGCTCGCGCTGCCCGAGCGGGCGCCGCGCCCGGCGCAGGAACGCCTCATCCACCCCGAGGCACCGCTCCGGGTCCGGATGGGCTGCTCGTCCCCCGAGTGCGGCATCACCTTCGCGCCGCCCTACACCGTGGGCCGGGTGCCGGTCGAGGGGTACTGCCCGGCCTGCGGCGTGCCCTACTCGTACCGGCCCGAACTCGCCGAAGGGGACGTGCTGCGTGACCAGTACCGCATCATGGGGCCCATCGCGCACGGCGGCCAGGGCTGGGTCTATCTCGCCGAGGACACCCATCTCGGGGACGTGGTCGCCGTCAAGGGCATGCTCAACCGCTACGAGCAGGACGGGGCCCGGCTCGCCGACGTCGAACGCCGCAACCTCGTCGCCATCCGCCACCCCCGTATCGTCCAGATCCGCGACTTCGTCGCCCGGCGCGACGACACCGGGCAGGTCACCGGCGGCCACATCGTCATGGACGACGTCGGTGACGGCACCCTGGAGAAGGTCGTCAAGGAGACCCGGCGCGGGGAGTCCGTCCTCGACATCGAGCACGTCGCCGCGTACGGCTGCCAGATCCTCGAAGCCTTCGTCCATCTGCACGCCGGGGGCGAACGGGTCTTCGTCTACGGGGACATGAAGCCCTCGAACGTCGTGCACCACGGGGACGGTGTCAAGGTCATCGACCTCGGCGGGATGCGGGAACAGGGCCAGAGCCAGCCGCCCGCCCATGTCACGCCCGACTACATGGCGCCCGAGACGGCGTCCGCGCCCATGCCCACCACCGCCCACGACCTGCACACGGTCGGCGTCACCCTGCGGGAACTCGCCGGCTGGGCCGTCGACGAAGTGCCCGGCCTCGGCACCGCCTCGTTCTGGGGCGTCGTCGACCGCGCCACCCGCGCCGACCCCGGCCTGCGCTTCGCCGACGCCCGGGAGATGACGGGCCAACTGCGCGGCGCCCTGCGGGAGATCCGCGCCCTGCGCGGCAAGAGCGACCCGCCCGAACCCTCCGACTACTTCTGGCCGTCCCCGCAGCTGCTCGGCGCCCGGCTCGGCACCGTCCCCGGCATCGAACACTGGCTGGAACGCCCCCGGCGCGACCGCTACGACCCGCCGCTCGCCCCCGCCCTCGACCTCGGCGCGCCCACCCCCACCGAGATCGCCCGCCGGCTGCCGGTGCCCAGGCGCTACCCGGGCGACCCGCAGACCACCCGGTTCGAGGTGAGCAGCGGCTACGACCCGGGCCGCCTCCTCGACCAGGAGGACGGCAAGCCGCCCTCGGTGGAGATCCGCCTGCACAACGTGCGGGTCCTGCTGGGCCGCAACTCGCGGAACGACCTGGAGCGTGCCCAGGAGGAACTCGACACCGCCGACTCCCTGCCGGGCCCGTCCGCCGTGCGCCGGTGGCGGCTGGAGTGGCACCGCGCCCTGGTCGCGCTGCGCCGCGCCGACCTCGACGGCGACCCGCGGCAGATCGCCGCAGCCAAGCGCCACTTCACGAAGGTCCGCCTCGAACTGCCCGGCGAGTACGCCCCCAAGCTGGCCCTCGCCTACTGCGGCGAACGGCTCGGCGACGACACGGCCGGGCCCACCGCCAAGGAGCTGTACGAGGCCGTGTTCGCCCGCAACCCCGCGCACGGCGGCGCCGCCCTGGGCCTCGCCCGGCTCGCCCTGCGCGCGGGTGACCGGCGGGCCGCACTCGACGTCCTCGGCCGGGTCCGCCCCGGCACCCTGGACCACACCGTCACCCGGATCGCCTCCTTACGGATCCGCGCGGCCCGGCTGCCCCGGGACACCGCGCCGCTGCCCGAGCCCAGCGAGGTCGACGCGGCGCTGGCCGAACTGCGCGACCTCGTACGCCGGGAGCCCGGGGCCGGCGTGCCGGGCCTGTCCGAGGACGAGGCACTGCGCCTGAGCACCGAACTGCACGAGTGGCAACTGGACGCCCTCTACAGCCGCGCCGACCGCCCCGGCCCCCGGGGCGGCGGCCGGCTCGACCCCACGGCCCTGCGGCGGCTGAGCGCGCAGGAGCGCCGGCTGCGTGAACGGATCGAGTCCCACTACCGCCAACTGGCCGCCCGGTACGCCGGATCGGCCGCCACCCACGAACATCTCGTGGACCTTCTGCAGGCGGTCCGGCCACAGACGGTGGTGTGA
- a CDS encoding right-handed parallel beta-helix repeat-containing protein — MTRHRLSAVRATLRGAVVLPLAAGLVLACAAVSPAADGDDKPQVNAADAENETALVAAEDHRLDQVRAVAAVAPLKGGEWKAPYRLDTGDGYTLVLTERSNAYTVSDLLELAPQTFVRQPDGAYLLTENIYLNAGAKLKLSNPGGLTLRMASSNKGFVSIVSFGGRLTLEGTPQAPLRITSWNDKKNKPDRDVRDGRAYIRAIGGQFSMKYAKVGDLGFWSGRTGGLSLTGTDRPDTGNIEDSTVSPGTKAGSGGVVAQPSGSLATPDTRFSVPSLSYVSAEIGHSTLTGNAYGLFLSGANGVSISDSTVRRSLEHGVVLHRFVTNAVVERTISKENGGDGFVLARATEQVRVSGSTAEGNGGNGFTLSGRPLASGPSASGESISSYGSNSVSDSIATDNGHYGIEIFGGKDVGVQNNRVEGGDMGIVARKDATKVAITGNRLTGQSRQGISVRDGVTAATITGNIVEGTETGIYIRDSVGEIRGNTIQDGTNHGITMVGGVSESIITYNVISGVGPSAVDTTRAHGDIAVKQNQTFAWHDTSSFWVKFRHYASPMTLLWAFILLLILVSAVLGRRQSRRGGRRGGGRLGVHPYADKKSVSNSASVVEVPLRQNPDRSWFSKDEETAALRALTPQSVPAARPPR, encoded by the coding sequence CGCCGCCGACGCGGAGAACGAGACCGCGCTCGTGGCCGCCGAGGACCACCGCCTCGACCAGGTCCGCGCGGTCGCCGCCGTCGCCCCCCTCAAGGGCGGTGAGTGGAAGGCGCCGTACCGGCTGGACACCGGCGACGGCTACACGCTGGTCCTCACCGAGCGCAGCAACGCCTACACCGTCTCGGACCTGCTGGAACTGGCTCCGCAGACTTTCGTCCGCCAGCCGGACGGCGCCTACCTGCTGACCGAGAACATCTATCTCAACGCCGGCGCCAAGCTGAAGCTGTCCAACCCGGGCGGACTGACGCTGCGGATGGCCAGCAGCAACAAGGGCTTCGTCAGCATCGTCTCCTTCGGCGGCCGGCTGACCCTGGAGGGCACCCCGCAGGCGCCCCTGCGGATCACGAGCTGGAACGACAAGAAGAACAAGCCGGACAGGGACGTACGGGACGGCCGGGCCTACATCCGCGCCATCGGCGGCCAGTTCTCCATGAAGTACGCCAAGGTCGGCGATCTCGGCTTCTGGAGCGGGCGCACCGGCGGACTGAGCCTCACCGGGACCGACCGCCCCGACACCGGCAACATCGAGGACTCGACGGTGTCGCCGGGGACCAAGGCCGGCAGCGGCGGCGTCGTGGCGCAGCCCTCGGGCTCGCTGGCCACGCCGGACACCCGGTTCTCCGTGCCCAGCCTCTCCTACGTCTCCGCGGAGATCGGTCACTCCACCCTCACGGGCAACGCCTACGGGCTGTTCCTCTCCGGTGCCAACGGCGTCAGCATCAGCGACAGCACCGTCCGGCGGAGCCTCGAACACGGCGTGGTCCTGCACCGGTTCGTCACCAACGCCGTCGTCGAGCGGACCATCTCCAAGGAGAACGGCGGCGACGGGTTCGTGCTGGCCCGTGCCACCGAGCAGGTCCGGGTCAGCGGTTCGACCGCCGAGGGCAACGGCGGCAACGGGTTCACGCTCAGCGGCCGGCCGCTCGCCAGCGGACCCTCGGCGTCCGGCGAGTCCATCAGCAGCTACGGCTCCAACTCCGTGTCCGACAGCATCGCCACGGACAACGGCCACTACGGCATCGAGATCTTCGGCGGCAAGGACGTCGGGGTGCAGAACAACCGGGTCGAGGGCGGTGACATGGGCATCGTGGCCCGCAAGGACGCCACCAAGGTCGCCATCACCGGCAACCGGCTGACCGGCCAGTCACGGCAGGGCATCTCGGTGCGCGACGGAGTGACCGCCGCGACGATCACCGGCAACATCGTCGAAGGCACCGAGACCGGTATCTACATACGGGACTCGGTCGGAGAGATCCGCGGCAACACGATCCAGGACGGCACCAACCACGGCATCACCATGGTCGGCGGGGTCTCGGAGTCGATCATCACCTACAACGTCATCTCCGGGGTCGGCCCGAGCGCCGTGGACACCACCCGGGCCCACGGTGACATCGCCGTCAAGCAGAACCAGACGTTCGCCTGGCACGACACCAGCTCCTTCTGGGTCAAGTTCCGGCACTACGCGAGCCCGATGACGCTGCTCTGGGCGTTCATCCTGCTGCTCATCCTGGTCTCGGCCGTGCTGGGCCGCCGCCAGAGCCGCCGAGGCGGCCGTCGCGGCGGCGGGCGGCTGGGTGTGCACCCGTACGCGGACAAGAAGTCGGTGAGCAACAGCGCGTCCGTCGTCGAGGTGCCCCTGCGGCAGAACCCCGACCGCAGCTGGTTCTCCAAGGACGAAGAGACCGCCGCCCTGCGGGCTCTGACTCCCCAGTCCGTCCCAGCCGCCCGTCCGCCCCGCTGA
- a CDS encoding MBL fold metallo-hydrolase, with protein sequence MTHPPDLRPAHPQRLDQGHPFRQWKTWRVPGTGLTLTGYSRANDKTFFHLPELRCSLDAGLAEGRQVETVLLTHTHLDHSKDLDYLAARDAGVDIYLPAAAEPYAAAYLRASSELNHGAGFDPSRAPACRLHGVRAGAEFSVGRRGEYAVRVVECLHKVPCVGYCFAEKKTVLKPEYEELKASMVAAGRAAEFGRIIAERRKEGPGTVDEEIRRPAFAFLGDTHADVFARNPWLFDYPVIITECTYLDDGQLTRARQVGHTVWSELRPVVEAHPETLFVLTHFSLRHCDQEVIEFFRREREGGAAGYLDNVVLWVHPESRLPEQHQKQG encoded by the coding sequence ATGACCCACCCACCTGACCTCCGCCCCGCCCACCCCCAACGCCTCGACCAGGGCCACCCGTTCCGCCAGTGGAAGACATGGCGCGTCCCCGGGACCGGCCTGACCCTCACCGGTTACTCCCGCGCGAACGACAAGACCTTCTTCCACCTCCCCGAGCTGCGCTGCTCCCTCGACGCCGGGCTGGCCGAGGGCCGGCAGGTGGAGACGGTGCTGCTGACCCACACCCACCTCGACCACTCCAAGGACCTCGACTACCTGGCCGCCAGGGACGCGGGGGTGGACATCTACCTCCCGGCCGCCGCCGAACCGTACGCGGCGGCCTATCTGCGTGCTTCGAGCGAGTTGAACCACGGGGCCGGCTTCGATCCGTCCCGCGCCCCTGCGTGCCGTCTGCACGGCGTGCGCGCGGGCGCGGAGTTCTCCGTGGGCCGCCGCGGGGAGTACGCGGTCCGGGTCGTCGAGTGCCTGCACAAGGTGCCGTGCGTGGGCTACTGCTTCGCGGAGAAGAAGACGGTCCTGAAGCCGGAGTACGAGGAACTGAAGGCGTCGATGGTCGCGGCCGGACGGGCCGCCGAGTTCGGCCGGATCATCGCCGAGCGGCGCAAGGAGGGCCCCGGCACGGTCGACGAGGAGATCCGCCGCCCCGCCTTCGCCTTCCTCGGCGACACCCACGCCGACGTGTTCGCACGCAACCCCTGGCTGTTCGACTACCCGGTCATCATCACCGAGTGCACCTATCTCGACGACGGACAGCTCACCCGGGCCCGGCAGGTCGGGCACACCGTGTGGAGCGAGCTGCGTCCGGTGGTCGAGGCGCACCCGGAGACCCTGTTCGTGCTGACCCACTTCAGCCTGCGCCATTGCGACCAGGAGGTCATCGAGTTCTTCCGGCGCGAACGGGAGGGCGGCGCGGCCGGGTATCTCGACAACGTCGTGCTGTGGGTGCACCCCGAGAGCCGCCTGCCCGAGCAGCACCAGAAGCAGGGGTGA
- a CDS encoding trypco2 family protein, translating into MGEPEPVGLAEAIGTVRAELARAQAEGAASDWRFSVEQVSLEFSVQFHRGGEGGAGLRLGVVEARLGGSVSHDSTHRIQVDLKPLPGPGGHHHEVGRDEPGTREHPGPGPSDGSLSRD; encoded by the coding sequence ATGGGCGAACCCGAACCGGTCGGTCTCGCGGAGGCCATCGGCACCGTCCGCGCGGAGCTGGCCAGGGCACAGGCCGAAGGCGCGGCGAGCGACTGGCGGTTCAGTGTGGAGCAGGTCAGCCTGGAGTTCTCGGTCCAGTTCCACCGGGGCGGCGAGGGCGGCGCGGGCCTGCGTCTCGGCGTGGTCGAGGCCCGCCTCGGCGGCTCGGTGAGCCATGACTCCACCCACCGCATCCAGGTCGACCTCAAGCCCCTCCCCGGCCCCGGCGGCCACCACCACGAGGTGGGCCGCGACGAGCCCGGCACCCGCGAGCACCCGGGCCCGGGGCCGTCCGACGGCTCCCTCTCCCGCGACTGA
- a CDS encoding right-handed parallel beta-helix repeat-containing protein codes for MSSEPPTPNEPSTPGEASTPGEPPTPSEPPMPGEPPRPGEASVPGEPPIPGVPPRPSEAPAPTGPPMPDAPHTSVQPLTASEPPAPERGSARQPALWLAGGAFLLALAALVVAVTRDGGSEPAEVTAGATTAGPRESVVSPTPDEPSVLPTRTAAPEAAPTEHATSGSVPDAAVTCPPASVKVSDATTLEQALAQARPGDSIALANGVYAGNFTAEASGTAEKPIFLCGSAGAVVDGGDTDDGYAFHLDRVSNWRLVGFTVRNAQKGVMADGVVGTVIQGLTVEQIGDEAIHLRNFSSDNMVRDNTIRDTGLRREKYGEGVYIGTAKSNWCTVSDCKTDASDRNVVLGNDIRDTTAESIDIKEGTSDGKVIDNTFDGSKLSGSHNNDSWVDVKGNGWLLQGNTGSNSPEDGFQTHKLVNGWGTGNIFKDNTANVDGPGYGFHLTSDGNKVTCDNKAKDAAEGLANVDCSS; via the coding sequence ATGTCTTCCGAACCGCCCACGCCGAACGAACCGAGCACACCCGGCGAAGCGAGCACGCCCGGCGAGCCGCCCACGCCCAGTGAACCGCCCATGCCGGGCGAGCCGCCGAGGCCGGGTGAGGCGTCCGTGCCCGGCGAGCCGCCCATACCGGGCGTGCCGCCCAGGCCGAGCGAGGCGCCCGCGCCCACCGGGCCGCCCATGCCGGACGCGCCGCACACGTCCGTCCAGCCGCTCACGGCGAGCGAACCGCCCGCCCCCGAGCGCGGTTCCGCCCGGCAGCCGGCTCTCTGGCTGGCGGGGGGCGCGTTCCTGCTCGCCCTGGCGGCGCTCGTCGTGGCGGTGACGCGGGACGGCGGATCGGAGCCCGCCGAGGTCACGGCCGGGGCGACCACCGCCGGGCCCAGGGAGTCCGTGGTCTCACCGACCCCGGACGAGCCGTCCGTCCTGCCGACCCGCACGGCCGCCCCCGAGGCGGCCCCGACCGAACACGCCACCAGCGGCTCGGTGCCGGACGCCGCGGTGACCTGCCCGCCCGCCTCCGTCAAGGTGAGCGACGCCACCACGCTCGAACAGGCCCTCGCCCAGGCGCGGCCGGGCGACAGCATCGCCCTGGCCAACGGCGTCTACGCGGGCAACTTCACCGCCGAGGCCTCCGGCACCGCCGAGAAGCCGATCTTCCTGTGCGGCAGCGCCGGAGCGGTCGTGGACGGCGGTGACACGGACGACGGGTACGCCTTCCACCTGGACCGGGTCAGCAACTGGCGGCTGGTGGGCTTCACCGTCCGCAACGCCCAGAAGGGTGTGATGGCGGACGGCGTGGTGGGCACCGTCATCCAGGGCCTCACCGTCGAACAGATCGGCGACGAGGCCATCCACCTGCGCAACTTCAGCTCGGACAACATGGTCCGGGACAACACCATCCGCGACACCGGCCTGCGCCGCGAGAAGTACGGCGAGGGTGTCTACATCGGCACGGCCAAGTCCAACTGGTGCACCGTCAGCGACTGCAAGACGGACGCCAGCGACCGCAACGTGGTGCTCGGCAACGACATCCGGGACACGACCGCCGAGTCCATCGACATCAAGGAAGGCACCAGCGACGGCAAGGTCATCGACAACACCTTCGACGGATCGAAGCTGAGCGGCTCCCACAACAACGACTCCTGGGTCGATGTGAAGGGCAACGGCTGGCTGCTGCAGGGCAACACCGGCAGCAACTCCCCGGAGGACGGCTTCCAGACCCACAAGCTCGTCAACGGCTGGGGCACCGGCAACATCTTCAAGGACAACACCGCGAACGTGGACGGGCCCGGTTACGGCTTCCACCTCACGTCCGACGGCAACAAGGTCACCTGCGACAACAAGGCGAAGGACGCGGCCGAGGGGCTCGCCAACGTCGACTGTTCCTCCTGA
- a CDS encoding UDP-glucose dehydrogenase family protein, giving the protein MTWSDDTDRTAPRLTVIGTGYLGATHAICMAVLGFDVLGVDVDPVKIERLNSGEVPFFEPGLPELLAKALDSGRLRFTTSFAEAGEFGDVHFVCVGTPQQRDSYAADLTYVDSAVEELARHLRQRTLVVGKSTVPVGTAARLTEIVRRTAPAGADVELAWNPEFLREGYAVDDTMRPDRLVFGTESAWAEEQLRAAFAPVIAQGTPVVVTDLPTAELVKVAANSFLATKISYINAMAEVCEATGADVTGLAEALAYDDRIGGRFLKPGLGFGGGCLPKDIRAFSHRAEELGVGQAVSFLREVDAINQRRRARTVDLVRELAGGELAGAKVTALGAAFKPNSDDIRDAPALDVARTLHQAGAQVTVIDPAALENARRAYPDLHYGTDVLTAATGADVVVLLTEWAEFREIDPEALGAVVSRRRIVDGRHALDPAQWRAAGWDYRALGRP; this is encoded by the coding sequence ATGACCTGGTCGGACGACACCGACAGAACCGCGCCCCGCCTCACCGTCATAGGCACCGGCTACCTCGGCGCCACCCACGCCATCTGCATGGCCGTCCTGGGCTTCGACGTGCTCGGCGTGGACGTGGACCCCGTCAAGATCGAGCGGCTGAACTCGGGCGAGGTGCCGTTCTTCGAGCCCGGACTGCCCGAACTGCTCGCCAAGGCCCTCGACAGCGGCCGGCTGCGGTTCACCACGAGCTTCGCCGAGGCCGGCGAGTTCGGCGACGTCCACTTCGTCTGCGTGGGCACGCCCCAGCAGCGGGACTCGTACGCGGCGGACCTGACCTATGTCGACAGCGCGGTCGAGGAACTGGCCCGGCACCTGCGCCAGCGCACCCTGGTGGTCGGCAAGTCCACGGTCCCGGTGGGCACCGCCGCCCGGCTCACGGAGATCGTCCGGCGGACGGCCCCGGCCGGAGCGGACGTCGAACTCGCCTGGAACCCGGAGTTCCTGCGCGAGGGCTACGCCGTCGACGACACCATGCGGCCCGACCGGCTGGTCTTCGGCACCGAGTCGGCCTGGGCCGAGGAGCAACTGCGTGCCGCGTTCGCCCCGGTGATCGCCCAGGGCACCCCCGTGGTCGTCACCGACCTGCCCACCGCCGAACTGGTCAAGGTCGCCGCCAACTCCTTCCTCGCCACCAAGATCTCGTACATCAACGCCATGGCGGAGGTCTGCGAGGCGACCGGCGCCGACGTGACGGGTCTCGCGGAGGCGCTGGCCTACGACGACCGGATCGGCGGCCGGTTCCTCAAGCCGGGCCTCGGCTTCGGCGGCGGCTGCCTGCCCAAGGACATCCGGGCCTTCAGCCACCGTGCCGAGGAGCTGGGCGTCGGTCAGGCCGTCTCGTTCCTGCGCGAGGTCGACGCCATCAACCAGCGCCGCCGGGCCCGCACGGTGGACCTGGTCCGCGAGCTGGCCGGCGGGGAGCTGGCCGGAGCCAAGGTGACCGCGCTCGGTGCGGCGTTCAAGCCCAACTCCGACGACATCCGCGACGCCCCCGCCCTGGACGTGGCGAGGACCCTGCACCAGGCGGGCGCCCAGGTGACCGTCATCGACCCGGCGGCCCTGGAGAACGCCCGCCGCGCCTACCCGGACCTGCACTACGGCACGGACGTGCTCACGGCGGCCACCGGGGCCGATGTGGTCGTCCTGCTCACGGAGTGGGCGGAGTTCCGGGAGATCGACCCGGAGGCCCTGGGTGCGGTCGTGTCCCGGCGCCGGATCGTCGACGGACGGCACGCCCTCGACCCGGCGCAGTGGCGGGCCGCGGGGTGGGACTACCGGGCACTCGGCAGGCCCTGA
- a CDS encoding extracellular solute-binding protein, whose protein sequence is MTRRFKVLVLLVALLLVSAGSMVAVWSQREDEPVTVLGPWTGEQGEQFEDLLRGFGIRFEYQGTAAQREVLLSKVQSGEPPDIAIMPGVGELAEYAAQDRLKPLTGLYAEEEYGAPWQPVNKPSQDAYWVPVKADLKSIVWYREGERPAVSPAPLTSWCIGMGDDGASGWPGSDWIEDLVLQREGPDVYGRWALGDRTVRWTGREVRGAWDAWAGLLRQDEKAAKRALLTDHRGEPDGYGLLFDGPKGCALEHQGSFARSFYRDERRRAGLMDSAPLLPGGGYRVRAHEVTGDFAALFSDRPEARDLIERLASREGQQEWADSADVFSANRRVRQRDRPVERQIADRLTGPGPRCLDASDVMPPAVRDAFYEAVLLTIARAAADENIDVPGLLRDVQKVADSRTDRRPALRRVCSR, encoded by the coding sequence GTGACCCGGCGGTTCAAGGTGCTGGTGCTGCTGGTGGCGCTGCTGCTGGTCTCCGCCGGCAGCATGGTGGCGGTCTGGTCGCAGCGGGAGGACGAGCCGGTCACCGTCCTGGGGCCGTGGACCGGCGAGCAGGGCGAGCAGTTCGAGGACCTGCTGCGGGGCTTCGGCATCCGCTTCGAGTACCAGGGCACCGCCGCCCAGCGCGAGGTGCTGCTGTCCAAGGTGCAGTCGGGGGAGCCCCCCGACATCGCGATCATGCCGGGCGTCGGCGAACTCGCCGAGTACGCCGCCCAGGACCGCCTCAAGCCGTTGACCGGCCTCTACGCGGAGGAGGAGTACGGGGCCCCGTGGCAGCCGGTGAACAAGCCCTCGCAGGACGCGTACTGGGTGCCGGTCAAGGCGGACCTCAAGAGCATCGTCTGGTACCGCGAGGGCGAGCGCCCGGCCGTTTCGCCCGCCCCGCTGACCAGTTGGTGCATCGGGATGGGGGACGACGGGGCGTCCGGCTGGCCCGGCAGCGACTGGATCGAGGACCTCGTGCTGCAACGTGAGGGCCCGGACGTCTACGGCAGGTGGGCGCTCGGCGACCGCACCGTGCGCTGGACCGGAAGGGAGGTGCGGGGGGCGTGGGACGCGTGGGCCGGGCTGCTCCGGCAGGACGAGAAGGCGGCCAAGCGGGCCCTGCTCACCGACCACCGGGGCGAACCCGACGGGTACGGCCTGCTCTTCGACGGCCCGAAGGGGTGCGCGCTGGAGCACCAGGGCTCCTTCGCCCGCTCCTTCTACCGGGACGAGCGGCGCCGGGCGGGTCTGATGGATTCCGCCCCCCTGCTGCCCGGTGGCGGCTACCGGGTCCGGGCCCACGAGGTGACCGGTGACTTCGCCGCGCTGTTCAGCGACCGCCCCGAGGCCCGGGACCTGATCGAACGGCTGGCCTCGCGGGAGGGCCAGCAGGAATGGGCCGACTCCGCGGACGTCTTCTCGGCCAACCGCCGGGTGCGGCAGCGCGACCGTCCTGTCGAGCGGCAGATCGCCGACCGTCTCACCGGTCCGGGCCCCCGCTGCCTCGACGCCTCCGACGTCATGCCCCCGGCCGTCCGCGACGCCTTCTACGAGGCCGTCCTCCTGACCATCGCCCGCGCGGCGGCCGACGAGAACATCGACGTACCGGGCCTGTTGAGAGACGTACAGAAGGTGGCGGACAGCCGCACCGACCGGCGACCGGCTCTGCGGAGGGTGTGCAGTAGGTAG